A window from Prinia subflava isolate CZ2003 ecotype Zambia chromosome Z, Cam_Psub_1.2, whole genome shotgun sequence encodes these proteins:
- the LOC134563504 gene encoding uncharacterized LOC128092250 homolog → MLLLLSLLPLPLLLEILLLLLLPHDNYFPRLSRYQPQMLKVRVLPFALGYWFT, encoded by the coding sequence ATGCTGCTGCTACTGTCACTTCTGCCGTTGCCGCTGTTGTTAGAGATTTTGCTTTTGCTCCTTCTACCGCATGACAATTATTTTCCTCGTCTAAGCAGATATCAGCCTCAGATGCTCAAGGTGAGAGTCTTGCCTTTCGCTCTGGGCTACTGGTTTACTTAA